One region of Dokdonia sp. 4H-3-7-5 genomic DNA includes:
- the lipB gene encoding lipoyl(octanoyl) transferase LipB: MNKNIILQDLGNRDYKETWDYQETLFKKTVEMKIANRRQNAGLVTPNHFLFVEHPHVFTLGKSGDLSNLLVSEKELAEKKASFYKINRGGDITYHGPGQIVGYPILDLDSFFRDIHKYLRLLEEMVILTLAEYGLKAERSPGETGVWFDVGTPFARKICAMGVRASRWVTMHGFALNVNADLGYFDLMIPCGIKDKAVTSLNVELGKARVDEAEVKEKLLKHFTALFEANFITPEAGAEYI, from the coding sequence GTGAATAAAAATATCATTTTACAGGACCTCGGAAATCGAGATTATAAGGAAACTTGGGACTACCAAGAGACGCTTTTTAAGAAAACGGTGGAGATGAAAATTGCCAACCGTAGACAAAACGCCGGACTGGTAACTCCTAACCATTTCTTGTTTGTAGAGCATCCTCATGTGTTTACTTTAGGCAAGAGTGGTGATCTTTCTAATTTGCTTGTCAGCGAAAAAGAGCTTGCCGAGAAAAAAGCTAGTTTTTATAAGATTAACCGCGGCGGAGATATCACGTATCACGGTCCCGGACAAATCGTAGGATATCCTATTCTTGATCTTGATAGCTTTTTTAGAGACATTCACAAATACCTGAGATTGCTAGAAGAGATGGTAATTCTCACCCTAGCCGAATACGGACTTAAAGCCGAACGTTCTCCAGGAGAAACGGGTGTGTGGTTTGATGTGGGAACTCCGTTTGCACGTAAGATTTGTGCCATGGGTGTGCGCGCTAGCCGCTGGGTAACCATGCATGGATTTGCATTAAACGTAAATGCAGACTTAGGCTACTTTGACCTGATGATTCCTTGCGGGATAAAAGACAAAGCAGTGACCTCTCTCAATGTAGAGCTAGGTAAAGCAAGGGTAGATGAGGCAGAGGTAAAAGAGAAATTACTTAAACACTTTACAGCGCTCTTTGAAGCCAACTTCATAACTCCAGAAGCGGGCGCGGAATATATATAA